A window of Nitrospirota bacterium contains these coding sequences:
- a CDS encoding DUF2845 domain-containing protein, whose translation MKNLWIYAITLLSLLVLHTASFALDSLRCGSRIVTIGETRASVRAKCGEPADKEVRYEKRIARDFYRDLFPPRGYERQREREKYREPLFVEVFVEIEEWTYNLGPTSFIRYLTFENGRLVSIETGDYGY comes from the coding sequence ATGAAGAACCTATGGATATATGCGATAACCTTGCTTTCTCTTTTGGTGCTCCACACCGCCTCTTTTGCCCTCGACTCCCTCCGGTGCGGCTCGCGGATCGTGACGATCGGCGAGACGAGGGCCTCGGTCCGCGCCAAATGCGGGGAGCCTGCCGATAAGGAGGTGCGCTACGAGAAGAGGATCGCGCGCGACTTTTACCGGGACCTCTTCCCGCCCCGGGGGTACGAAAGACAGAGGGAACGAGAGAAGTACCGGGAGCCCCTCTTTGTCGAGGTGTTCGTCGAGATCGAGGAGTGGACCTACAACCTGGGGCCGACGTCCTTCATCCGCTACCTGACCTTCGAGAACGGAAGGCTCGTGAGTATCGAGACCGGCGACTACGGCTATTGA